One window from the genome of Aquabacterium sp. A3 encodes:
- the otsB gene encoding trehalose-phosphatase, with amino-acid sequence MTTSPTAHLAALSAAGLQRLQSFLNDGSCLLAFDFDGTLAPIVAHPESARTPLPVIRAMEPLLRTHEVAVLSGRSVEDLMTRLGFEAHHLIGNHGAEDPACPLSLQRAPAYRARLDGIRAAVASTWSAALVAQGVRMEDRGLSLGFHYRLSRQRDAARRLIAELLAAEGQGIRAFDGKLVINVVSVDAPDKVQALQSLMTRRGLTRVLYAGDDASDEQVFRQHQDPDWFTLRVGGDARLSAATFHLNATSDMPMFLAACQRRCSRLQ; translated from the coding sequence ATGACCACTTCACCCACCGCGCACCTGGCCGCGCTCAGCGCGGCCGGCCTGCAGCGACTTCAGTCGTTCTTGAACGACGGGTCGTGCCTGCTCGCCTTCGATTTTGATGGCACGCTGGCGCCCATCGTGGCGCACCCCGAATCCGCCCGCACGCCCTTGCCAGTCATTCGGGCCATGGAACCCTTGCTGCGCACGCACGAAGTCGCTGTGTTGTCGGGCCGCTCGGTCGAGGACCTGATGACCCGCCTGGGCTTCGAGGCCCACCACCTGATTGGCAATCACGGTGCCGAAGATCCGGCGTGCCCGCTCAGCCTGCAGCGAGCCCCCGCCTACAGGGCTCGACTTGACGGCATTCGGGCGGCGGTGGCCAGTACCTGGTCGGCGGCGTTGGTGGCGCAGGGCGTCCGCATGGAGGACCGTGGGCTCTCTCTGGGGTTCCATTACCGCCTGTCCAGACAGCGCGACGCCGCTCGGCGTCTGATCGCTGAACTGCTCGCTGCCGAAGGGCAGGGCATCCGTGCCTTTGACGGCAAGCTGGTCATCAATGTGGTGTCGGTGGACGCCCCCGACAAAGTGCAGGCCCTGCAAAGTCTGATGACCCGGCGTGGTCTGACGCGCGTTCTTTACGCCGGTGACGATGCCAGCGATGAACAGGTGTTTCGCCAGCACCAAGACCCCGACTGGTTCACGCTGAGGGTGGGGGGCGATGCGCGTCTGTCGGCGGCGACGTTTCACCTGAATGCGACGTCTGACATGCCGATGTTTCTGGCGGCGTGTCAGCGCCGTTGCTCGCGGCTTCAGTGA
- a CDS encoding mechanosensitive ion channel family protein, with amino-acid sequence MDQLQTLLSNLVQGMDDAARSGLRIVLILVIAWLAIAVSHRVIRGFRLKLTARMSDREAIQRAETLGRALRYAASVVISALTLMLVLSELGISVAPLLGAAGVAGVAIGFGAQSLVKDYFAGLSILLEDQVRQGDVVKLGEHAGVVEEVTLRYVRLRDYDGNVHFVPNGTIDSVVSMGRQFAFAVVDIGVSYDTNLDLAIRTMEDVGQQLAAAEPHNAQILEPLEIAGVDQWADSAVVIRARFKVAPLQQWTVRRAYLKKLKEAFDAKEIEIPFPHVTVVPKANDLTMGLLLGQRQGVTPEGASQESAQR; translated from the coding sequence ATGGACCAACTGCAAACCCTATTGTCCAACCTGGTACAAGGCATGGATGACGCGGCCCGATCCGGCCTGCGCATCGTGCTGATCCTGGTGATCGCGTGGCTGGCGATCGCCGTGTCGCACCGGGTCATCCGGGGCTTTCGCCTCAAATTGACGGCCCGCATGAGCGACCGCGAGGCCATTCAGCGGGCAGAAACCTTGGGGCGCGCGCTCCGCTATGCGGCCAGCGTTGTCATCAGCGCCCTGACCTTGATGCTGGTCTTGTCGGAATTGGGTATTTCCGTGGCACCACTGCTGGGGGCTGCCGGGGTGGCGGGCGTGGCCATCGGCTTCGGGGCCCAAAGCCTGGTGAAGGATTATTTTGCTGGTCTGTCCATCCTGCTGGAAGACCAGGTGCGCCAGGGTGATGTGGTGAAACTGGGCGAACACGCCGGGGTGGTGGAAGAAGTCACCCTGCGCTACGTGCGCTTGCGAGACTACGATGGCAATGTTCACTTCGTGCCCAACGGCACCATCGACAGCGTGGTCAGCATGGGCCGACAGTTCGCGTTCGCGGTGGTGGACATCGGCGTGTCGTATGACACCAATCTGGACCTGGCCATACGCACCATGGAAGACGTGGGCCAGCAGTTGGCTGCCGCAGAGCCTCACAATGCCCAGATTCTGGAGCCCCTGGAGATTGCCGGCGTGGACCAGTGGGCGGATTCAGCCGTGGTGATCCGGGCACGGTTCAAGGTCGCGCCCTTGCAGCAGTGGACGGTGCGGCGGGCTTACCTCAAGAAGCTCAAGGAGGCGTTCGACGCCAAGGAGATCGAAATCCCCTTCCCGCACGTCACCGTGGTGCCCAAGGCCAATGACCTGACCATGGGGCTGTTGCTGGGCCAGCGCCAGGGTGTCACCCCCGAAGGCGCCAGCCAAGAGAGCGCTCAGCGCTGA
- the ilvD gene encoding dihydroxy-acid dehydratase encodes MPQYRSRTSTAGRNMAGARALWRATGMKDGDFEKPIIAIANSFTQFVPGHVHLKDLGQLVAREIEAAGGVAKEFNTIAVDDGIAMGHGGMLYSLPSRDLIADSVEYMVNAHTADALVCISNCDKITPGMLMAALRLNIPVVFVSGGPMEAGKAKIEGKVIALDLVDAMVKAADKNCSDEEVEMVERSACPTCGSCSGMFTANSMNCLTEALGLSLPGNGTIVATHADREKLFRKAGRTVVELAKRYYEQDDVSALPRNIATFKAFENAVALDVAMGGSTNTVLHLLAAAREAEVPFTMADIDRMSRKVPCLSKVAPAVPDVHIEDVHRAGGIMAILGELARGGLLHTDVPTVHSKSMADAIAQWDVTVTQDDSVHTFYKAAPGGIPTQVAFSQDSRWKALDLDRAKGVIRSKQHAFTQDGGLAVLYGNIAEKGCIVKTAGVDESIWKFTGSARVYESQDDAVEGILGEEVQAGDVVIIRYEGPKGGPGMQEMLYPTSYLKSRGLGKACALLTDGRFSGGTSGLSIGHASPEAACGGAIALVEDGDRIEIDIPNRRIHLAISDEEMARRRAAMDAKGPQAWKPANRQRHVSAALQAYALLTTSADTGAVRDLSQLQR; translated from the coding sequence ATGCCCCAATACCGTTCCCGCACCTCGACCGCCGGCCGCAACATGGCGGGTGCCCGCGCCCTGTGGCGCGCCACCGGCATGAAGGACGGCGATTTCGAGAAGCCCATCATTGCCATTGCCAACAGCTTCACGCAGTTTGTGCCCGGTCACGTGCACCTGAAGGACCTGGGCCAACTGGTGGCGCGCGAGATCGAGGCCGCCGGCGGTGTGGCCAAAGAGTTCAACACCATCGCCGTGGACGACGGCATCGCCATGGGCCATGGTGGCATGCTGTATTCGCTGCCCTCGCGCGACCTGATCGCCGACAGTGTCGAATACATGGTCAATGCCCACACGGCCGACGCCCTGGTGTGCATCTCCAACTGCGACAAGATCACCCCCGGCATGCTGATGGCCGCGCTGCGCCTGAACATCCCGGTCGTGTTCGTGTCTGGCGGTCCGATGGAGGCCGGCAAGGCCAAGATCGAAGGCAAGGTCATTGCGCTGGACCTGGTCGATGCCATGGTCAAGGCGGCTGACAAGAACTGCTCCGACGAAGAAGTCGAGATGGTGGAGCGTTCGGCCTGCCCAACCTGCGGCTCTTGCTCCGGCATGTTCACGGCCAACTCGATGAACTGTCTGACCGAAGCCTTGGGCCTGTCTTTGCCCGGCAACGGCACCATCGTTGCCACCCATGCAGACCGCGAGAAGCTCTTCCGCAAGGCCGGTCGCACGGTGGTTGAATTGGCCAAGCGTTACTACGAGCAGGACGATGTCAGCGCGTTGCCGCGCAACATCGCCACGTTCAAGGCCTTCGAAAACGCCGTGGCCCTGGACGTGGCCATGGGTGGCTCCACCAACACCGTGCTGCACCTGCTGGCGGCGGCCCGCGAAGCCGAGGTGCCCTTCACCATGGCCGACATCGACCGCATGTCGCGCAAGGTGCCGTGCCTGAGCAAGGTGGCGCCTGCCGTGCCCGACGTGCACATTGAAGACGTGCACCGTGCGGGCGGCATCATGGCCATCCTGGGCGAGCTGGCCCGTGGCGGCTTGTTGCACACCGATGTGCCCACCGTGCACAGCAAGTCCATGGCCGATGCCATCGCCCAGTGGGACGTGACCGTCACCCAGGACGACTCCGTGCACACCTTCTACAAGGCAGCGCCTGGCGGCATCCCCACCCAGGTGGCTTTCTCGCAGGACAGCCGCTGGAAGGCGCTCGACCTGGACCGCGCCAAGGGCGTGATCCGCTCCAAGCAGCACGCCTTCACCCAGGACGGTGGACTGGCCGTGCTGTACGGCAACATCGCCGAGAAGGGCTGCATCGTGAAGACGGCCGGCGTTGATGAATCCATCTGGAAGTTCACCGGCAGCGCGCGCGTTTACGAAAGCCAGGACGACGCGGTTGAGGGCATCCTGGGCGAAGAGGTTCAAGCCGGCGATGTGGTCATCATCCGCTACGAAGGCCCCAAAGGCGGCCCCGGCATGCAGGAGATGCTCTACCCCACGTCTTACCTGAAGAGCCGCGGTCTGGGCAAGGCCTGCGCGCTGCTGACCGACGGTCGTTTCTCGGGTGGCACGTCGGGCCTGTCCATCGGACACGCATCGCCTGAGGCCGCTTGTGGTGGCGCCATTGCTTTGGTCGAAGACGGCGACCGCATCGAGATCGACATCCCGAATCGCCGCATTCACCTGGCCATCAGCGACGAGGAGATGGCCCGCCGTCGTGCGGCCATGGACGCCAAGGGCCCTCAGGCCTGGAAGCCTGCCAACCGCCAGCGCCACGTGTCGGCGGCCCTGCAGGCTTATGCCTTGCTGACCACCTCGGCCGACACCGGGGCGGTGCGCGACCTGAGCCAGCTTCAGCGCTGA
- a CDS encoding TIGR04438 family Trp-rich protein translates to MMWFVGLGVLLLVMNLADIGPVGAWTWADDWWLMLAPFALAVVWWTWADATGWNKRKAMEKMANKREERRRKNLDALGLGGADKRRDR, encoded by the coding sequence ATGATGTGGTTCGTCGGTTTGGGCGTGTTGCTGCTGGTGATGAACCTGGCCGACATCGGTCCGGTCGGAGCGTGGACGTGGGCGGATGACTGGTGGCTGATGCTGGCGCCTTTCGCCCTGGCGGTCGTCTGGTGGACCTGGGCCGATGCCACCGGCTGGAACAAGCGCAAGGCCATGGAAAAGATGGCCAACAAGCGCGAAGAGCGCCGGCGCAAGAACCTGGATGCCCTGGGTCTGGGTGGGGCTGACAAGCGCAGAGACCGCTGA
- a CDS encoding c-type cytochrome, whose amino-acid sequence MKFLSSILAVAALSAASMSPALANEQLAQQKACLACHGVDKPSLGPAFKAVAAKYRGQKGMDAKLAQKVIKGGGGVWNMPMGAMPPQAQVKEAEALQLTQWILSLK is encoded by the coding sequence ATGAAATTCCTGTCCTCCATCCTGGCTGTTGCTGCGCTGTCTGCAGCCTCGATGTCTCCCGCTTTGGCCAACGAACAACTGGCACAGCAAAAGGCCTGCCTGGCTTGCCACGGTGTGGACAAGCCTTCTCTGGGTCCGGCCTTCAAGGCTGTGGCCGCGAAGTACCGTGGTCAAAAGGGCATGGACGCCAAACTGGCTCAAAAAGTGATCAAGGGCGGCGGTGGCGTCTGGAACATGCCCATGGGTGCCATGCCCCCTCAGGCTCAGGTGAAAGAAGCCGAAGCCCTGCAACTGACCCAATGGATCCTGTCCTTGAAGTGA
- a CDS encoding sodium:solute symporter family protein yields MDLQTLTYLVVGATFALYIGIAIWARAGSTKDFYVAGGGVHPVTNGMATAADWMSAASFISMAGLISNMGYGGAVFLMGWTGGYVLLACLLAPYLRKFGKFTVPEFIGDRYYSSMARNVAVICLLVASITYIIGQMTGVGVTFSRFLGVTSDQGIYIGMAIVFAYAVFGGMKGITYTQVAQYIVLILAYLVPAFFISLNLTGSFLPQLGLGANLAGTDVSLLSKLDQVVTDLGFGAYTTTAAGSTINMVFYTISLMIGTAGLPHVIVRFFTVPKVADARSSAGWALVFIALLYTTAPAVGAMARLNLFGTTNSAVGITQGPSGELVVNPEAVKANGDLYAKEASLVYDERPEWMKRWEKTGLLKWEDKNGDGRIQFYKDDTKNAEAAAKAEAAGWKGNELTVNADIIVLANPEIAQLPNWVIALVAAGGLAAALSTAAGLLLAISSAISHDLIKGAINPNISEKNELLAGKIAMAGAIFVAGYLGLNPPGFAAGTVALAFGIAASTIFPALMMGIFSKTITDKGATAGMLAGLSVTLFYVFAHKGIFFVKGTEYLDVIGGANAFFTVTPEAFGTVGAIVNFVVAFLVSKMSAPVPSHVAAMVDSVRAPKGAGQAVAH; encoded by the coding sequence ATGGATCTTCAGACACTCACTTACCTGGTCGTGGGCGCCACGTTTGCGCTCTACATCGGCATTGCCATCTGGGCGCGCGCCGGCAGCACCAAAGACTTCTACGTGGCTGGCGGCGGTGTGCACCCCGTCACCAACGGCATGGCCACAGCGGCTGACTGGATGTCGGCGGCATCGTTCATTTCAATGGCCGGCCTGATCTCGAACATGGGTTACGGTGGCGCCGTCTTCCTGATGGGGTGGACGGGCGGCTACGTCCTGCTGGCGTGCCTGCTGGCGCCGTACCTGCGCAAATTCGGCAAGTTCACGGTGCCCGAGTTCATCGGCGACCGGTACTACTCGTCGATGGCGCGCAACGTGGCGGTGATCTGCCTGCTGGTGGCCTCCATCACCTACATCATCGGTCAGATGACGGGCGTGGGTGTGACCTTCTCGCGCTTCCTGGGTGTCACCAGCGACCAGGGCATCTACATCGGCATGGCCATCGTGTTTGCCTATGCGGTGTTTGGTGGCATGAAGGGCATCACCTACACCCAGGTGGCTCAGTACATCGTGCTGATCCTGGCCTACCTGGTGCCAGCCTTCTTCATCTCGCTGAACCTGACGGGCAGCTTCCTGCCGCAGCTGGGGCTGGGCGCCAACCTGGCCGGCACCGACGTGTCGTTGCTGAGCAAGCTGGACCAGGTCGTCACCGATCTGGGCTTTGGTGCGTACACCACCACGGCGGCTGGCAGCACCATCAACATGGTGTTCTACACGATCTCGCTGATGATCGGCACCGCCGGTCTGCCCCACGTGATCGTGCGCTTCTTCACCGTGCCCAAGGTGGCCGATGCACGTTCGTCGGCAGGTTGGGCCCTGGTGTTCATTGCGCTGCTGTACACCACGGCCCCTGCCGTTGGTGCGATGGCCCGCCTGAACCTGTTCGGCACCACCAACAGCGCGGTGGGCATCACCCAGGGCCCCTCGGGCGAGCTGGTGGTCAACCCCGAGGCGGTCAAGGCCAATGGCGACCTGTATGCCAAGGAGGCCAGCCTGGTCTATGACGAGCGCCCCGAGTGGATGAAGCGCTGGGAAAAGACCGGTCTGCTGAAGTGGGAAGACAAGAACGGCGACGGCCGCATCCAGTTCTACAAGGACGACACCAAGAACGCTGAAGCCGCTGCCAAGGCCGAAGCCGCGGGCTGGAAGGGCAATGAGTTGACCGTGAACGCCGACATCATCGTGCTGGCCAACCCGGAAATCGCGCAGCTGCCCAACTGGGTGATCGCGCTGGTGGCCGCTGGTGGTCTGGCGGCTGCGCTGTCAACCGCTGCGGGTCTGCTGCTGGCCATCTCGTCTGCCATTTCGCATGACCTCATCAAGGGCGCCATCAACCCCAACATCAGCGAAAAGAACGAGCTGCTGGCGGGCAAGATTGCCATGGCGGGCGCCATCTTCGTGGCAGGTTACCTGGGGCTGAATCCTCCGGGCTTCGCAGCGGGTACCGTGGCCCTGGCCTTCGGTATCGCGGCCTCGACGATCTTCCCGGCACTGATGATGGGCATCTTCAGCAAGACCATCACCGACAAGGGTGCCACCGCAGGCATGCTGGCGGGTCTGTCGGTCACGCTGTTCTACGTGTTCGCGCACAAGGGCATCTTCTTTGTGAAGGGCACCGAGTACCTGGATGTGATCGGTGGGGCCAATGCGTTCTTCACCGTCACGCCTGAGGCCTTCGGTACCGTGGGCGCGATCGTGAACTTCGTGGTGGCCTTCCTGGTCAGCAAGATGTCGGCGCCGGTGCCGTCGCATGTGGCGGCCATGGTGGACTCGGTGCGTGCGCCGAAGGGTGCCGGTCAGGCGGTGGCCCACTGA
- a CDS encoding DUF4212 domain-containing protein, with the protein MSDDQNAKAYWSATLSLLTKVLVIWAVVSYGAGILLAPALNSIHLGGYPLGFWFAQQGSIYIFIALIFWYAKKMRDIDRQFGMQED; encoded by the coding sequence ATGTCTGACGATCAAAACGCAAAGGCCTACTGGTCTGCAACGCTGAGTCTGTTGACCAAAGTACTGGTCATCTGGGCGGTGGTTTCTTATGGGGCGGGCATCCTGCTGGCCCCTGCGCTCAACAGCATCCATCTCGGAGGCTATCCGCTGGGATTCTGGTTCGCCCAGCAGGGCTCCATCTACATCTTCATCGCGTTGATCTTCTGGTACGCCAAGAAGATGCGTGACATCGACCGCCAGTTCGGCATGCAAGAAGACTGA
- the acs gene encoding acetate--CoA ligase, protein MLQSDNPIAPKTVPVPEAFARQAHVSGRQAYDQLVAEAQADHQAYWARLANELLVWKRPFTRVLDDSQAPFYKWFDDGLLNVSYNCLDRHVEAGLGGRTAIIFESDDGVVTKVSYATLLERVCCLANALKAQGVNKGDRVVIYMPMSVEGVVAMQACARIGATHSVVFGGFSAQSLRDRVEDAGAVMILTADEQVRGGKTLPLKQIVDEALALGGCDSIKSVLVNQRTGGKVAMTEGRDIWLHDALAGQPSTCEPEWVGAEHPLFLLYTSGSTGKPKGVQHSTGGYLLHAALTMRWTFDIKPSDVFWCTADIGWVTGHTYVAYGPLANAATQVVFEGVPTYPDAARFWRMIEAHKVSIFYTAPTAIRALIKAAETQAEVHPRQFDLSSLRLLGTVGEPINPAAWTWYHKEIGGGRCPIVDTFWQTETGGHMITPLPGAHDLTPGSCTLPFPGIDAAVVDETGKELPWGQGGVLVVRKPWPSMIRTIWGDAERFKKSYYPADFGGEYYLAGDGAIRDAETGYFTITGRIDDVLNVSGHRMGTMEIESALVSHPLVAEAAVVGRPDDLTGEAICAFVVLKRTRPEGDEAKALAKLLRDHVAQEIGPIAKPKDIRFGDNLPKTRSGKIMRRLLRVIAKGETVTQDTSTLENPAILDQLAQSN, encoded by the coding sequence ATGCTGCAGAGCGACAACCCGATCGCACCGAAAACCGTGCCCGTTCCAGAGGCATTTGCCCGTCAGGCCCATGTCAGTGGCCGCCAGGCCTACGACCAGCTGGTGGCCGAGGCCCAGGCAGACCACCAGGCCTACTGGGCCCGGCTGGCGAACGAGCTGTTGGTCTGGAAGCGCCCCTTCACCCGCGTGCTCGACGACAGCCAGGCGCCGTTTTACAAGTGGTTTGACGATGGTTTGCTGAACGTGTCGTACAACTGCCTCGACCGCCACGTCGAGGCCGGGCTGGGTGGCCGCACGGCCATCATTTTCGAGTCTGACGACGGGGTGGTGACCAAGGTGTCTTATGCCACCTTGCTGGAGCGTGTGTGTTGCCTGGCCAATGCACTGAAGGCGCAAGGCGTGAACAAGGGCGACCGGGTCGTCATCTACATGCCCATGTCGGTCGAGGGTGTGGTGGCCATGCAGGCCTGCGCCCGCATCGGGGCCACGCACTCGGTGGTGTTCGGCGGGTTCTCGGCGCAAAGCCTGCGCGACCGGGTGGAAGACGCCGGCGCCGTGATGATTCTGACGGCCGACGAGCAGGTGCGCGGCGGCAAGACCCTGCCGCTCAAGCAGATCGTGGACGAGGCGCTGGCCCTGGGCGGCTGCGACTCGATCAAGAGCGTGCTGGTCAACCAGCGCACGGGCGGCAAGGTGGCCATGACCGAAGGGCGCGACATCTGGTTGCACGATGCCCTGGCCGGTCAGCCCAGCACCTGCGAGCCCGAGTGGGTTGGTGCCGAACACCCCTTGTTCCTGCTGTACACCTCGGGCTCGACCGGCAAGCCCAAGGGCGTGCAGCACAGCACGGGCGGCTACCTGTTGCACGCGGCGCTGACCATGCGCTGGACGTTCGATATCAAGCCCAGCGACGTGTTCTGGTGCACGGCCGACATCGGCTGGGTCACCGGCCACACTTACGTGGCGTATGGCCCGCTGGCCAACGCCGCCACCCAGGTTGTGTTTGAAGGTGTGCCCACCTATCCGGATGCGGCACGGTTCTGGCGCATGATCGAGGCCCACAAGGTCTCGATCTTCTACACCGCACCCACGGCCATCCGGGCGCTGATCAAGGCGGCCGAGACCCAGGCCGAGGTGCACCCCCGGCAGTTCGACCTGTCCAGCCTGAGGCTGCTGGGCACGGTGGGCGAGCCGATCAACCCGGCGGCCTGGACGTGGTACCACAAGGAGATTGGCGGCGGACGCTGCCCGATCGTGGACACGTTCTGGCAAACCGAGACGGGCGGGCACATGATCACGCCGCTGCCCGGCGCGCACGACCTCACCCCCGGCTCCTGCACGCTGCCGTTCCCGGGCATCGATGCGGCCGTGGTGGACGAAACCGGCAAGGAATTGCCGTGGGGGCAGGGCGGCGTGCTGGTGGTGCGCAAACCCTGGCCGTCGATGATTCGCACCATCTGGGGCGACGCGGAGCGGTTCAAGAAGAGTTATTACCCGGCGGATTTTGGTGGCGAGTATTACCTGGCGGGCGATGGCGCCATCCGGGACGCCGAGACCGGGTATTTCACGATCACCGGCCGCATTGACGATGTGCTGAATGTCTCAGGTCACCGCATGGGCACGATGGAGATTGAATCGGCCCTGGTGTCGCACCCCCTGGTGGCCGAGGCGGCCGTGGTGGGGCGCCCGGACGACCTGACGGGTGAGGCGATTTGCGCCTTCGTGGTGCTCAAGCGCACACGCCCGGAAGGCGACGAGGCCAAGGCGCTGGCCAAACTGCTGCGCGACCACGTGGCGCAAGAGATTGGCCCGATCGCCAAACCCAAAGACATCCGGTTTGGTGACAACCTGCCCAAAACTCGCTCGGGCAAGATCATGCGCCGCCTGCTGCGCGTGATCGCCAAGGGTGAAACCGTCACGCAGGACACCAGCACGCTGGAGAACCCAGCCATTCTCGACCAGTTGGCACAAAGCAACTGA
- a CDS encoding Na+/H+ antiporter subunit G, giving the protein MNLTVFLEALAAALLVLGAGFLMVGALGMVRFRDFFMRLHAPTKASTLGLGGILLASLLVNALRGDWTVHEVLITFFIFLTAPVSANLLAKAALHLRVRSDAGHAPVERGPGDSTKA; this is encoded by the coding sequence ATGAACCTCACCGTCTTTCTGGAAGCGTTGGCGGCGGCCCTGTTGGTGCTGGGCGCTGGTTTTTTGATGGTCGGTGCCCTGGGCATGGTGCGCTTCCGTGATTTTTTCATGCGCCTTCACGCGCCCACCAAGGCCTCCACCCTGGGCCTTGGCGGCATTTTGCTGGCGAGCTTGCTGGTCAATGCCCTGCGCGGCGACTGGACGGTGCATGAAGTCTTGATCACCTTCTTCATCTTCCTGACGGCGCCGGTGTCGGCCAACCTGCTGGCCAAGGCCGCATTGCACTTGCGCGTTCGCTCCGACGCCGGGCACGCACCCGTTGAACGTGGTCCTGGGGACTCGACCAAGGCTTGA
- a CDS encoding K+/H+ antiporter subunit F — protein MIELALQIALAAVALSMLLCTWRLWRGPTMPDRILAMDTLYINVVALVILLGLTWQTALLFEAALIVAMLGFVSTVALARFLTRGDVIE, from the coding sequence ATGATCGAGTTGGCCTTGCAAATTGCGCTGGCGGCCGTGGCGCTGTCCATGCTGCTGTGCACCTGGCGCCTGTGGCGTGGGCCCACGATGCCTGACCGCATCCTGGCCATGGACACCCTCTACATCAACGTGGTTGCGCTGGTGATCTTGCTGGGACTCACCTGGCAGACTGCCCTGTTGTTCGAGGCCGCCCTGATCGTGGCCATGCTGGGTTTTGTGTCCACCGTGGCCCTGGCCCGTTTTCTGACCCGTGGAGACGTGATCGAATGA
- a CDS encoding Na+/H+ antiporter subunit E: protein MSVNPAVLDQWRRARRPVLSVLLGASWLLLQQSVDPGNLITAVVLGWGLPRLVGGFMGPAARPRAWVRAVRLVITVTRDIVVSNITVAKLVLDPRRQPQPAWVKVPLTLEEPLSRALLASIITMTPGTVSAVVDEEAAVIWVHALDCDNPQAVADDIDARYQQALKEILG, encoded by the coding sequence ATGAGCGTCAATCCTGCCGTTCTTGACCAGTGGCGCCGTGCGCGCCGGCCGGTGCTGTCTGTGCTCCTGGGGGCCAGTTGGCTGTTGCTTCAGCAATCGGTCGATCCGGGCAACCTGATCACGGCCGTCGTGCTGGGCTGGGGGCTGCCCCGCCTGGTGGGCGGTTTCATGGGGCCAGCGGCCCGACCTCGCGCGTGGGTCCGGGCGGTCCGCCTGGTCATCACCGTCACCCGCGACATCGTCGTCTCCAACATCACGGTGGCCAAATTGGTGCTGGACCCGCGCCGCCAGCCCCAGCCTGCCTGGGTGAAGGTGCCCCTCACGCTTGAAGAGCCGCTCTCGCGCGCGCTGCTGGCCTCCATCATCACGATGACGCCCGGCACCGTGTCGGCCGTGGTCGATGAAGAGGCTGCGGTCATCTGGGTGCATGCCCTGGATTGCGACAACCCCCAGGCCGTGGCCGACGACATCGACGCGCGGTATCAACAGGCGCTCAAGGAGATCCTGGGATGA